In Xanthomonas sacchari, a genomic segment contains:
- a CDS encoding DUF6973 domain-containing protein produces MVDITDPRGAKREIEQEAYRHYEQLSGVHLARRADGSIQPQGHNDALDAFRHAYTSGRVTQIAFGQQWIARKFGNDAEIGPAHRNDPYEHRMDLWNNEAGRRIGDRTAGADALARETYAALQRGDLVKGLDDSRLKQLYPEDPRLTLAAGDPQRDLVDQAAVDRINREVAKLQDRALDRFPPHHPDRAYFDALRDRLPGSISDAKVAQALVAAKTAGIARVDQLGAVTLQEDQILIAGRTPGFRAQVDAQTQAPPIRDSASQAEQQHAVQTYEQAQHPTQGQARGY; encoded by the coding sequence ATGGTCGACATCACCGATCCCAGGGGCGCCAAGCGCGAGATCGAGCAGGAAGCGTATCGGCACTATGAGCAGCTCAGCGGCGTCCATCTGGCGCGCCGCGCCGATGGCAGCATCCAGCCGCAGGGCCACAACGACGCGCTGGATGCGTTCCGTCATGCCTATACCAGCGGACGCGTCACCCAGATCGCCTTCGGCCAGCAATGGATCGCGCGCAAGTTCGGCAACGATGCCGAGATCGGCCCGGCCCATCGGAACGATCCCTACGAACACCGCATGGATCTGTGGAACAACGAGGCCGGCCGACGCATCGGCGACCGCACTGCCGGCGCCGACGCACTGGCTCGGGAGACCTACGCCGCGCTGCAGCGCGGCGACCTCGTGAAAGGACTGGACGATTCGCGGCTGAAGCAGCTCTATCCTGAAGATCCGCGTCTGACGTTGGCCGCGGGAGACCCGCAACGCGACCTCGTCGATCAGGCGGCCGTCGACCGGATCAATCGCGAGGTGGCCAAGCTGCAGGATCGGGCCCTGGACCGGTTTCCGCCGCACCATCCGGATCGCGCCTACTTCGATGCCTTGCGCGATCGCCTGCCTGGAAGCATCTCCGATGCGAAGGTGGCGCAGGCGCTCGTCGCCGCCAAGACCGCCGGTATCGCGCGGGTCGACCAGCTCGGGGCGGTGACGCTGCAAGAGGATCAGATCTTGATTGCAGGCCGGACGCCTGGATTTCGCGCGCAGGTGGACGCCCAGACCCAGGCACCGCCGATCCGCGACAGCGCGTCTCAGGCCGAACAGCAGCACGCCGTGCAGACCTACGAGCAAGCGCAGCATCCGACCCAGGGACAGGCGCGCGGCTACTAG
- a CDS encoding lysozyme inhibitor LprI family protein, which yields MSAVALGAAASAVPPLPSGADLLALQRDTLRPSYSQCLAKATQQDARERCVDEEFVYQDSELNRVYRARMAALPSGKERAALQGAQRQWIAQIYQNRCKLPEQASPAMRLDAKQCRLATTISRLRQLNDPRFVATASAAKPMAPLRDATSVAKAFTAVGLPDAAGQVAFSLGDLSLQIEDAHCRDTGGLLLRCAPAMVVVQRPEG from the coding sequence TTGTCCGCTGTCGCGCTGGGTGCCGCAGCCTCAGCAGTGCCGCCCCTGCCATCGGGTGCGGATTTGCTGGCGTTGCAGCGCGACACGCTGCGCCCGAGCTATTCTCAGTGCCTCGCCAAGGCGACGCAGCAGGACGCGCGGGAACGCTGCGTCGACGAGGAGTTCGTCTATCAGGACAGCGAGTTGAACCGGGTCTACCGCGCCCGCATGGCGGCCCTTCCTTCCGGAAAAGAACGCGCGGCGTTACAAGGCGCACAGCGCCAATGGATCGCGCAGATCTACCAGAACCGTTGCAAGCTGCCGGAGCAGGCAAGCCCGGCGATGCGCCTGGATGCGAAGCAATGCAGATTGGCCACGACGATCAGCCGACTGCGCCAACTGAACGATCCGCGGTTCGTCGCGACGGCCAGCGCCGCCAAGCCAATGGCGCCGTTGCGGGATGCGACCTCGGTGGCGAAGGCGTTCACCGCCGTGGGGCTGCCGGATGCTGCGGGACAGGTCGCCTTCTCGCTGGGGGATCTAAGCCTACAGATCGAAGACGCACATTGTCGCGACACTGGCGGGCTGCTACTGCGCTGCGCGCCCGCGATGGTCGTGGTGCAGCGCCCGGAGGGCTAG
- a CDS encoding BlaI/MecI/CopY family transcriptional regulator: MRRKSIGDQELALLQYIAEQGDASVGEVAAGFGEARGLARSTVLTMMERLRAKAYLRRRQVQGVYRYAATSGQDDVVRSAVGSFVEKTLQGSVSPFVAWMSQRAEVSDAELAELEALVAKLQSQRRED, from the coding sequence ATGCGCCGCAAATCGATCGGGGATCAGGAACTGGCCCTGCTGCAGTACATCGCCGAACAGGGCGATGCCAGCGTCGGCGAGGTCGCCGCCGGGTTCGGCGAGGCGCGCGGGCTGGCGCGCTCGACGGTGCTGACGATGATGGAGCGCCTGCGCGCCAAGGCCTATCTGCGCCGCCGCCAGGTGCAGGGGGTGTACCGCTACGCCGCCACCAGCGGCCAGGACGACGTGGTGCGCAGCGCGGTCGGCAGCTTTGTCGAGAAGACCCTGCAGGGCTCGGTATCGCCGTTCGTGGCGTGGATGTCGCAGCGCGCCGAGGTCAGCGACGCGGAACTGGCCGAACTGGAGGCCCTGGTGGCCAAACTGCAATCGCAACGGCGGGAGGACTGA
- a CDS encoding XAC2610-related protein: protein MNKTADRQDYVAAYRGPIAQQDEQSEGLRYTAIVSDINGDGNDDLLLWTDFSGPLGAPAYTYYLFDPKTRRFVKSEKLAQATRGLTLSWISGTTLHLWSEQGQCKRTMVAIALRGTTPTRQSSKAIDSCK, encoded by the coding sequence TTGAACAAGACAGCGGATCGGCAGGATTATGTCGCCGCCTACCGCGGCCCCATCGCTCAACAGGATGAACAGAGCGAGGGCCTGCGCTATACCGCGATCGTGTCGGACATCAATGGTGATGGCAACGACGATCTGCTGTTGTGGACCGACTTTTCCGGCCCCCTCGGCGCGCCCGCCTACACCTATTATTTGTTCGACCCAAAGACTCGGCGCTTTGTGAAAAGTGAGAAGCTCGCGCAGGCCACGCGCGGCCTCACACTCTCCTGGATCAGCGGCACAACCCTGCACCTGTGGTCCGAACAAGGACAGTGCAAGCGCACCATGGTCGCGATTGCATTGCGTGGAACCACACCGACACGGCAGTCCAGCAAGGCCATCGATTCCTGCAAATAG
- a CDS encoding ribonuclease H-like domain-containing protein, whose amino-acid sequence MSISLERLRALRRQAGDASAERRPASSGSASAADAPRASRTDAVAVAAAPTQAPRQAAAQPRAVAAPAAATAAAGSRATPARGGTDTAVAPPIAIAPFDRGGTDVSALRRLLGLRERAVAPAAAAARKPAAAPDRHLPGVEIAPGLHLIEAFLPQPVPAGALSLAFARREDAVAPTDLLFFDTETTGLAGGTGTRAFMIGAADWTVHPADGPGLRIRQLLMATMGAEKAMLEAFRAWLRPGTVLSSYNGRCYDAPLLKTRYRLARCADPLSALDHVDLLHPTRRRYRGTWENCKLATIERQLLRVVREDDLPGAEAPAAWLGYLRGGSARNLRRVAAHNHQDVVTLALLLQRLVAAEAEERALAAASA is encoded by the coding sequence ATGAGCATCAGCCTGGAGCGCCTGCGCGCGCTGCGCCGGCAGGCCGGCGACGCCAGCGCCGAGCGCAGGCCGGCGTCCTCCGGCAGCGCCAGCGCGGCCGACGCGCCTCGCGCCTCGCGCACGGACGCGGTCGCGGTCGCGGCGGCGCCCACGCAGGCACCGCGGCAGGCAGCGGCACAACCGCGCGCCGTCGCAGCGCCTGCCGCCGCGACGGCGGCGGCAGGCAGTCGCGCCACTCCCGCGCGCGGCGGCACCGACACCGCCGTGGCGCCGCCCATCGCCATCGCCCCATTCGACCGCGGTGGGACCGATGTGTCTGCGCTGCGGCGCCTGCTCGGCCTGCGCGAGCGTGCCGTCGCGCCCGCGGCGGCGGCCGCACGCAAGCCGGCGGCGGCGCCGGACCGGCATCTGCCCGGCGTGGAGATCGCCCCCGGCCTGCACCTGATCGAGGCGTTCCTGCCGCAGCCGGTTCCGGCCGGCGCGCTGTCGCTGGCCTTCGCCCGCCGCGAGGACGCGGTGGCGCCGACCGACCTGCTGTTCTTCGACACCGAGACCACCGGCCTGGCCGGCGGCACCGGCACTCGCGCCTTCATGATCGGCGCGGCCGACTGGACCGTGCATCCGGCCGATGGCCCGGGCCTGCGCATCCGCCAGTTGCTGATGGCCACGATGGGCGCGGAGAAGGCGATGCTGGAGGCGTTCCGCGCCTGGCTGCGGCCAGGCACGGTGCTGTCCAGCTACAACGGCCGCTGCTACGACGCGCCGTTGCTGAAGACCCGCTACCGGCTGGCGCGCTGCGCCGATCCGCTGTCGGCGCTGGACCACGTGGACCTGCTGCATCCCACCCGCCGCCGCTACCGCGGCACCTGGGAGAACTGCAAGCTCGCCACCATCGAGCGGCAGTTGCTGCGCGTGGTGCGCGAGGACGACCTGCCCGGTGCCGAAGCGCCGGCGGCGTGGCTGGGCTACCTGCGCGGCGGCAGCGCGCGCAACCTGCGCCGCGTCGCCGCGCACAACCACCAGGACGTGGTCACGCTGGCGCTGCTGCTGCAGCGCCTGGTCGCCGCCGAGGCCGAAGAGCGTGCGCTGGCGGCTGCTTCGGCGTAG
- the trhA gene encoding PAQR family membrane homeostasis protein TrhA has translation MPASTSPPVPHYRRAAARRADLLVHAAGLLLAVVGGALLVWRAHANDALIVATSIYALGLLTMFACSAAYNFAPPQRQPVLRKLDHAGIFVMIAGSYTPFFVLALSGAWVWSMTLAVWGVALFGVFAKLFLPGIAKGFWVAIYLLLGWAGMVAVKPIVAGLDTPVLWLIAAGGAIYTVGVAFYVRKSMLYNRAIWHAHVLGGALAHWCAIWLCLRPLSPT, from the coding sequence TTGCCCGCATCGACTTCCCCGCCAGTCCCGCACTACCGCCGCGCCGCCGCCCGCCGCGCCGACCTGCTCGTGCACGCCGCCGGCCTGCTGCTGGCCGTGGTCGGCGGCGCGCTGCTGGTCTGGCGCGCCCATGCCAACGACGCGCTGATCGTGGCCACCAGCATCTACGCGCTGGGCCTGCTGACCATGTTCGCCTGCTCGGCGGCGTACAACTTCGCCCCGCCGCAACGCCAGCCGGTGCTGCGCAAGCTCGACCATGCGGGCATCTTCGTGATGATCGCCGGCTCCTACACGCCGTTCTTCGTGCTGGCGCTGTCCGGCGCCTGGGTCTGGTCGATGACCCTGGCGGTATGGGGCGTGGCGTTGTTCGGGGTGTTCGCCAAGCTGTTCCTGCCCGGCATCGCCAAGGGCTTCTGGGTGGCGATCTACCTGTTGCTGGGCTGGGCCGGGATGGTCGCGGTCAAGCCGATCGTGGCCGGGCTGGACACCCCGGTGCTGTGGTTGATCGCCGCTGGCGGGGCGATCTACACGGTGGGCGTGGCCTTCTACGTGCGCAAGTCGATGCTCTACAACCGCGCGATCTGGCATGCGCACGTGCTCGGCGGCGCACTGGCGCACTGGTGCGCGATCTGGCTGTGCCTGCGGCCGCTGTCGCCGACGTGA
- a CDS encoding peptidoglycan-binding domain-containing protein, translating into MQTIAGYARTWEASVPALVERVQRQDVTPVQAPVASNAPASVGKGDANQTVFEAQQYLAALGMTDGKGKAISPDGDSGAGTEHAVKQYERSKGVTEPTGRVDTTMLAQLRADTLQAQPQFKRQTMTDLYGPLKDGELRRGEKGEPVYELRRQLQGLGYIQNAPPNWNGDRLYDEHMEAGVLAFQQANDLQETGRADAETRRQLNVAAVNQHLPPTTEFDRPENWPPQPPPYTRPEYQTRQQAPAQPTQPVPATQAPSPDRRQGQAPTSTAPGVIHSSLYRDCSNGVDALDRQLGRASDTASACMKASLTELAARNGLTRVDHVLLSERGRQAEPGQYVFVVEGDPRNPASLRAHMPTDQAIKTPMDVSFGALAQSEQQRQANLQAEVAREQPREAQTREANSRSMG; encoded by the coding sequence GTGCAAACCATCGCAGGTTATGCGCGCACTTGGGAGGCATCAGTACCGGCATTGGTAGAGCGCGTCCAACGCCAAGACGTGACGCCCGTGCAAGCGCCGGTCGCATCCAATGCGCCAGCATCTGTCGGCAAGGGCGATGCGAATCAAACTGTGTTCGAAGCGCAGCAGTATCTCGCCGCGTTGGGTATGACCGATGGCAAAGGCAAGGCCATCTCCCCCGATGGTGATTCTGGCGCTGGAACCGAGCATGCGGTCAAGCAGTACGAACGCAGCAAAGGCGTGACGGAGCCGACTGGCCGCGTCGATACCACCATGCTGGCTCAGCTACGCGCCGATACCCTACAGGCACAGCCGCAATTCAAGCGTCAGACGATGACGGACCTGTACGGTCCATTGAAGGACGGCGAACTCCGGCGCGGCGAAAAAGGTGAACCCGTGTATGAGCTGCGCCGGCAATTGCAGGGACTGGGCTATATCCAGAATGCGCCTCCGAACTGGAATGGCGACCGCCTTTACGATGAGCACATGGAAGCGGGCGTTCTGGCGTTCCAGCAGGCCAATGATCTGCAGGAGACCGGACGCGCCGATGCGGAAACGCGGCGACAGTTGAATGTGGCCGCGGTGAACCAGCATTTACCACCGACCACCGAATTCGACCGTCCGGAAAACTGGCCTCCACAGCCACCACCGTACACCAGGCCCGAGTACCAGACCCGCCAACAAGCACCAGCGCAACCCACTCAACCTGTACCCGCGACGCAGGCGCCATCACCAGATCGTCGGCAAGGCCAGGCGCCGACGTCAACAGCGCCTGGGGTCATCCACAGTTCGCTGTATCGGGATTGCTCCAACGGCGTCGACGCGCTGGACCGGCAACTGGGCCGCGCGTCCGACACGGCGAGTGCATGCATGAAGGCCAGCCTGACCGAACTGGCAGCGCGCAACGGCCTGACCCGGGTCGATCATGTGCTGCTGAGCGAACGGGGACGCCAGGCCGAACCGGGGCAGTACGTCTTTGTTGTCGAAGGCGATCCACGCAATCCCGCCAGCCTGCGCGCGCACATGCCGACCGATCAGGCGATCAAGACGCCAATGGACGTGTCCTTCGGCGCGCTGGCGCAATCGGAGCAACAACGCCAGGCCAACCTGCAGGCCGAGGTCGCCAGGGAGCAACCGCGCGAAGCGCAAACACGCGAAGCCAATAGCAGAAGCATGGGATAA
- a CDS encoding lysozyme inhibitor LprI family protein produces MHQHQGPQGQRQLRAWLIAAVIAGVCGSAAAQQIDPRDAQLQQQQRLLQQQAEQIQRMRQQQQQMPPPGAGPGAPRDGLSATYHDCRKQAQGLDEARRCIQREQRVQQERLDRAYDRLRYRLSGSDRSRLMDAQYTWQQSNAQAADLDKALGARGQEAALQSAEASLRRISSRADELEGYTRGGR; encoded by the coding sequence ATGCACCAGCACCAGGGACCCCAGGGCCAGCGCCAGCTGCGCGCATGGCTGATCGCCGCGGTGATCGCCGGCGTGTGCGGCAGCGCCGCCGCGCAGCAGATCGACCCGCGCGATGCGCAACTGCAGCAACAGCAGCGCCTGCTGCAGCAGCAGGCCGAACAGATCCAGCGGATGCGGCAGCAACAGCAGCAGATGCCGCCGCCCGGCGCCGGACCCGGCGCCCCGCGCGATGGTCTGTCCGCCACCTACCACGATTGCCGCAAGCAGGCGCAGGGCCTGGACGAGGCCCGCCGCTGCATCCAGCGCGAGCAACGCGTGCAGCAGGAACGCCTGGACCGCGCCTACGACAGGCTGCGCTACCGCCTCAGCGGCAGCGACCGCTCCCGGCTGATGGATGCGCAGTACACCTGGCAGCAGTCCAACGCCCAGGCCGCGGACCTGGACAAGGCACTCGGCGCCCGCGGCCAGGAGGCGGCCCTGCAAAGCGCCGAAGCCAGCCTGCGCCGGATCAGCTCCCGCGCCGACGAACTGGAAGGCTATACGCGCGGCGGGCGTTGA
- a CDS encoding family 43 glycosylhydrolase — MFRTLATLALLASAGLAAAQAPGTRSYANPIDLDYRYNFEQLNEGISYRTGADPVFVRFGDAYYLFQTLADGYWRSSNLLDWQFVTPSRWPFESIVAPAVVADGDRLVIMQSAFEPRPLLQTRDPASGKLDFLTRLLPKLPRAQPIGTEMKGRPLSDVPPGPWDPDLFIDDDGQWYLYWGSSDRYPLYGIAMDRSAQGVAFRGMPTPLLALDPARHGWERFGPDHRGARFPDGSPIGSYLEGAWMTKTGGRYYLQYGAPGSEYNVYANGVYVGEHPLGPFTYAAYNPVAYKPGGFMQGAGHGSTFQDMHGNWWNSGTAWIGANWTFERRIVLFPAAFSADGQMRVSTRFGDFPHWMPEGPVADPEALFTGWMLLSYRKPASASSTLDGFAADHATDEDPRSYWVAARNAPGETLTVDLGGERSVRAVQVNFADYRAGRYGDAPDIYTAFRLQHSRDGRHWLPLAEVGDGADRRDRPNAYLQLSAPVRTRYLRYVHGHVGAAHLAISDLRVFGNADGAPPPAPTGVAARRDADRRNAHVQWQAVPGAVGYNVRWGLRADRLTLTYQVFADRGTDLEIRALNVDQDYVFAVEAFDERGVSPLSAPIAVP, encoded by the coding sequence ATGTTCAGGACACTCGCAACGCTGGCGCTGCTGGCGTCCGCCGGGCTGGCCGCAGCGCAGGCGCCGGGCACGCGCAGCTACGCCAACCCGATCGACCTGGATTACCGCTACAACTTCGAGCAACTCAACGAAGGCATCTCCTATCGCACCGGCGCCGACCCGGTGTTCGTGCGCTTCGGCGATGCCTACTACCTGTTCCAGACCCTGGCCGACGGCTACTGGCGCTCCAGCAACCTGCTCGACTGGCAGTTCGTGACGCCCAGCCGCTGGCCGTTCGAGAGCATCGTCGCGCCGGCGGTGGTCGCCGACGGCGACCGGTTGGTGATCATGCAATCGGCCTTCGAACCGCGCCCGCTGCTGCAGACCCGCGACCCGGCCAGCGGCAAACTCGACTTCCTGACCCGGCTGCTGCCCAAGCTGCCGCGCGCCCAGCCGATCGGCACCGAAATGAAGGGCCGGCCGCTCAGCGACGTGCCGCCCGGCCCCTGGGACCCGGACCTGTTCATCGACGACGACGGCCAGTGGTACCTGTACTGGGGGTCGTCGGACCGCTACCCGCTGTACGGCATCGCCATGGACCGCAGCGCGCAAGGGGTCGCCTTCCGCGGCATGCCGACGCCGCTGCTCGCGCTGGACCCGGCGCGGCACGGCTGGGAGCGCTTCGGCCCCGACCACCGCGGCGCCCGCTTCCCCGACGGCAGCCCGATCGGCAGTTACCTGGAAGGCGCGTGGATGACCAAGACCGGCGGCCGCTACTACCTGCAGTACGGCGCACCGGGCAGCGAGTACAACGTCTACGCCAACGGCGTGTACGTCGGCGAGCATCCGCTCGGCCCCTTCACCTACGCCGCCTACAACCCGGTGGCATACAAGCCTGGCGGCTTCATGCAGGGCGCCGGCCACGGCTCCACCTTCCAGGACATGCACGGCAACTGGTGGAACAGCGGCACCGCCTGGATCGGCGCCAACTGGACCTTCGAACGGCGCATCGTGCTGTTCCCCGCCGCGTTCTCCGCCGACGGGCAGATGCGCGTGTCCACCCGCTTCGGCGATTTCCCGCACTGGATGCCGGAAGGCCCGGTGGCCGACCCGGAGGCGCTGTTCACCGGCTGGATGCTGTTGTCCTACCGCAAACCGGCCAGCGCCTCGTCGACGCTGGACGGCTTCGCCGCCGACCACGCCACCGACGAGGACCCACGCAGCTACTGGGTGGCTGCGCGCAACGCACCGGGCGAGACCCTCACCGTCGACCTGGGCGGAGAGCGCAGCGTGCGCGCGGTGCAGGTCAACTTCGCCGACTACCGCGCCGGCCGCTACGGCGATGCGCCGGACATCTACACCGCGTTCCGGCTGCAGCACTCACGCGACGGCCGCCATTGGCTGCCACTGGCCGAGGTCGGCGACGGCGCCGACCGCCGCGACCGGCCCAACGCCTACCTGCAACTGTCCGCGCCGGTGCGCACCCGCTACCTCCGCTACGTGCACGGCCACGTCGGCGCCGCCCATCTGGCGATCAGCGACCTGCGCGTGTTCGGCAACGCCGACGGCGCCCCGCCGCCGGCACCCACCGGCGTCGCCGCGCGCCGCGATGCAGACCGCCGCAATGCCCATGTGCAGTGGCAGGCGGTGCCCGGCGCCGTCGGCTACAACGTGCGCTGGGGCCTGCGCGCCGACCGCCTCACCCTCACCTACCAGGTGTTCGCCGACCGCGGCACCGACCTGGAGATCCGCGCGCTGAACGTTGACCAGGACTACGTGTTCGCCGTCGAAGCCTTCGACGAACGCGGTGTCTCCCCGCTGAGCGCCCCCATCGCCGTGCCATGA
- a CDS encoding DEAD/DEAH box helicase, which yields MPAHALAPRTEDAERALSTTDGMPSRDGALLSARLERRYHDRITGSFTIPGQAGRYAPIPDDVPPALAAALRERGIAQLYSHQAEAWDAAQRGEHVAIVTPTASGKSLCYTLPVVAAAMTAQAKALYLFPTKALAQDQVAELLDLNRAGDLGVKAFTFDGDTPGDARQAIRLHGDIVVSNPDMLHQAILPHHTKWAQFFENLRYVVIDEIHTYRGVFGSHVANVLRRLKRICAFYGATPQFILCSATIGNPRAHAEALIEQRVHAITDSGAPSGDKHVLLWNPPVVNADLGLRASARSQSNRIARIAIKSGLKTLVFAQTRLMVEVLTKYLKDIFDHDPRKPPRIRAYRGGYLPSERREAERAMRAGSIDGIVSTSALELGVDIGALDVVVLNGYPGSVAATWQRFGRAGRRQQPALGVLVASSQPLDQYVVRHPDFFADASPEHARIAPDQPLILFDHIRCAAFELTFVAGEAFGPVDPAVFLEALAESEVVHQEGDRWEWIADSYPANAVSLRSVADGNFVVVDKTDGKQQIIAEVDYSAAALTLYEGAIHMVQSTPYQVEKLDWEGRKAYVTRTHVDYYTDSIDFTKLKVLDRFDGGAAGRGDAHHGEVHVVRRVAGYKKIRYYTHENIGYGPVNLPDQELHTTAVWWQLPQATLLKAFGSKQDALDGFLGAAYALHVVATVAVMADARDLQQAVGDGDGAWFAVADAKGRGQLRGGDSGEPASVELQQFVPTVYLYDNFPGGVGLSEPLWRRQAELVQRARELVQGCDCVAGCPACVGPVLAAQEASATTPRALALRVLQLLLDDQDDAALDAHGATTIATDADADALPEWSA from the coding sequence ATGCCCGCCCACGCCCTAGCCCCGCGCACCGAGGACGCCGAGCGCGCCCTGTCCACCACCGACGGGATGCCCTCGCGCGACGGCGCCCTGCTCAGCGCGCGGCTGGAGCGCCGCTACCACGACCGCATCACCGGCAGCTTCACCATTCCCGGCCAGGCCGGCCGCTACGCGCCGATCCCGGACGACGTGCCGCCGGCCCTGGCCGCCGCACTGCGCGAACGCGGCATCGCGCAGCTGTACAGCCACCAGGCCGAGGCCTGGGACGCCGCGCAGCGCGGCGAGCACGTGGCCATCGTCACCCCCACCGCCTCGGGCAAGTCGCTGTGCTACACGCTGCCGGTGGTGGCCGCGGCGATGACCGCGCAGGCCAAGGCGCTGTACCTGTTCCCGACCAAGGCGCTGGCGCAGGACCAGGTGGCCGAGCTGCTGGACCTCAACCGCGCCGGCGACCTGGGGGTGAAGGCCTTCACCTTCGACGGCGACACCCCGGGCGATGCGCGCCAGGCGATCCGCCTGCACGGCGACATCGTGGTCAGCAACCCGGACATGCTGCACCAGGCGATCCTGCCGCATCACACCAAGTGGGCGCAGTTCTTCGAGAACCTGCGCTACGTGGTGATCGACGAGATCCATACCTACCGCGGCGTGTTCGGCAGCCATGTCGCCAACGTGCTGCGCCGGCTCAAGCGCATCTGCGCGTTCTACGGGGCCACGCCGCAGTTCATCCTGTGCTCGGCCACCATCGGCAATCCGCGCGCGCACGCCGAGGCGCTGATCGAGCAGCGCGTGCACGCGATCACCGACTCCGGCGCGCCCAGCGGCGACAAGCACGTGCTGCTGTGGAATCCGCCGGTGGTCAACGCCGACCTGGGCCTGCGCGCTTCGGCGCGCTCGCAGAGCAACCGCATCGCCCGCATCGCGATCAAGTCCGGGCTCAAGACCCTGGTGTTCGCGCAGACCCGGCTGATGGTGGAGGTGCTGACCAAGTACCTGAAGGACATCTTCGACCACGACCCGCGCAAGCCGCCGCGCATCCGCGCCTACCGCGGCGGCTACCTGCCCAGCGAGCGCCGCGAAGCCGAGCGGGCGATGCGCGCCGGCAGTATCGACGGCATCGTCTCCACCTCGGCGCTGGAGCTGGGCGTGGACATCGGCGCGCTGGACGTGGTGGTGCTCAACGGCTATCCCGGCAGCGTCGCCGCCACCTGGCAGCGCTTCGGCCGCGCCGGGCGCCGCCAGCAGCCGGCGCTGGGCGTGCTGGTGGCCAGCTCGCAACCGCTGGACCAGTACGTGGTGCGGCACCCGGACTTCTTCGCCGACGCCTCGCCCGAACACGCCCGCATCGCCCCGGACCAGCCGCTGATCCTGTTCGACCACATCCGCTGCGCCGCGTTCGAACTGACCTTCGTCGCCGGCGAGGCGTTCGGTCCGGTGGACCCGGCGGTGTTCCTGGAGGCGCTGGCCGAGAGCGAGGTGGTGCACCAGGAAGGCGACCGCTGGGAGTGGATCGCCGACAGCTACCCGGCCAACGCGGTGAGCCTGCGCTCGGTGGCCGACGGCAACTTCGTGGTGGTGGACAAGACCGACGGCAAGCAGCAGATCATCGCCGAGGTGGACTATTCCGCCGCCGCGCTGACCCTGTACGAAGGCGCCATCCACATGGTGCAGAGCACGCCGTACCAGGTGGAAAAGCTGGACTGGGAAGGGCGCAAGGCCTACGTCACCCGCACCCACGTGGACTACTACACCGACAGCATCGACTTCACCAAGCTCAAGGTGCTGGACCGCTTCGACGGCGGCGCGGCCGGCCGCGGCGACGCGCACCACGGCGAGGTGCACGTGGTGCGGCGCGTGGCCGGCTACAAGAAGATCCGCTACTACACCCACGAGAACATCGGTTACGGCCCGGTCAACCTGCCCGACCAGGAGCTGCACACCACCGCGGTGTGGTGGCAGTTGCCGCAGGCCACCCTGCTCAAGGCGTTCGGCAGCAAGCAGGACGCGCTGGACGGCTTCCTTGGCGCGGCCTACGCGCTGCACGTGGTCGCCACGGTGGCGGTGATGGCCGACGCGCGCGACCTGCAGCAGGCGGTGGGCGACGGCGATGGCGCCTGGTTCGCGGTGGCCGACGCCAAGGGCCGCGGCCAGCTGCGCGGCGGCGACAGCGGCGAGCCGGCCAGCGTCGAACTGCAGCAGTTCGTGCCCACCGTGTACCTGTACGACAACTTCCCCGGCGGCGTCGGCCTGAGCGAGCCGTTGTGGCGGCGCCAGGCCGAACTGGTGCAGCGCGCGCGCGAACTGGTGCAGGGCTGCGACTGCGTGGCCGGCTGCCCGGCCTGCGTCGGCCCGGTGCTGGCCGCGCAGGAAGCCAGCGCGACCACGCCCAGGGCGCTGGCGCTGCGCGTGCTGCAGTTGTTGCTGGACGACCAGGACGATGCGGCGCTGGACGCGCACGGCGCGACCACCATCGCCACCGATGCCGATGCCGACGCGCTGCCGGAGTGGAGCGCATGA